The Cryptosporangium aurantiacum genome has a window encoding:
- a CDS encoding helix-turn-helix transcriptional regulator has product MPPSSSSDPSADLIGRDRELDRIRRCLDVGRRGPSALLLTGAPGSGRSRLLRVAVQYALRSGPRRVLSLSGRDGLARLIRSLAPELAAQPGGGSGGQAEGARRDARGAAEAGLDGDPAVLVAALVRAARRTPLLLTADDADQYGAEAFALLDQIVRTAPAAPITTLSTAGVDGLPDWADVVPSLLLAPLSPAEAARVLDAQPVRPAGNVRAEILRSAAGSPAALVDLAAAAAAGLMAGPPAAAAGLGAGFVVGPPAARPRAELAQIDALPDLTQRLLLLAAAAAGTTEPRTLLAAAGVTEMSAWAPALRSGLVTVRASGVTFVDPLLGPAVYRAASASARRRAHRDLAAVVPDDLDRTRHLAAAAGRPDETLAAEIEAAADAGIRRGALYDAASALHRAAGRSPGPADAARRYVRAILTARDSGAREWVGELHAELARITTDPAFLGPAARAAAVSLARSGRQREAFDLLAAVFRDNPPPAAADLFALVDAAAIITGLSGLPEHTEGLRHMLATAEAAAAQDATAAQAPEPVRAAREAAAGEDASPAPGARAASAAPAPEAVQAARDAAAAGDAPRAAAARRGGRAARAARAATSSAELTRTFIRAVIDPAARAGRGLWEAPLPADLLESGESIADIHRLMMMGTTAWYEDESATAAATIGQACDRRRQSGADGAGLEGLPVLVGALTDLGRWPEAERVLAESEYLATVHDLPVTRSVVAALHAALHALRGEGADAHRVLESGWPRFSLPENLAVHTRLARARGLAAMSTGDYGAAYRHLRSLFDPHGEPLHPFHSLRAIAELATAAARADRRADALVVLEQARQACGPEPTTRMRLLLHHATALVDEDADPERSFRLATVDPAGEQWPYERAMARMHYGEWLRRRRRPLDARAVLSAARDTFDALGAVPATEQAQLELRAAGEGLDRSARPEASVLTALTPQQREIVRLAAQGLKNKEIAERLFLSPRTVGAHLYSVFPKLGITRRHELRTVLADETS; this is encoded by the coding sequence GTGCCACCCTCGTCCTCGTCCGACCCGTCCGCCGACTTGATCGGTCGAGATCGGGAACTCGACCGCATTCGCCGATGCCTGGACGTGGGGCGGCGCGGACCGTCTGCCCTGCTCCTGACCGGTGCGCCCGGCTCCGGCCGCAGCCGTCTGCTGCGGGTCGCGGTCCAGTACGCGCTCCGGTCCGGGCCGCGGCGGGTGCTGTCGCTGTCCGGGCGCGACGGCCTGGCCCGGCTGATCCGGTCGCTCGCCCCTGAGCTCGCCGCACAGCCCGGCGGCGGCTCTGGTGGCCAGGCCGAGGGCGCTCGCCGGGACGCGCGTGGCGCCGCGGAGGCAGGTCTGGACGGTGACCCGGCCGTGCTGGTCGCGGCGCTGGTTCGCGCCGCACGGCGGACGCCGCTGCTGCTGACCGCCGACGACGCCGACCAGTACGGTGCCGAGGCGTTCGCGTTGCTCGACCAGATCGTCCGGACCGCGCCCGCCGCACCGATCACCACGCTCTCGACCGCCGGGGTCGACGGGCTCCCGGACTGGGCCGACGTCGTCCCGTCGCTGCTGCTGGCGCCGTTGAGCCCGGCCGAGGCGGCACGGGTACTCGACGCGCAGCCGGTCCGGCCGGCCGGGAACGTCAGGGCCGAGATCCTCCGGAGCGCCGCGGGTTCCCCGGCCGCGCTCGTCGACCTGGCCGCGGCCGCCGCAGCCGGACTGATGGCCGGTCCTCCGGCTGCGGCTGCGGGCCTCGGGGCCGGGTTCGTCGTCGGTCCTCCGGCCGCGCGGCCGCGGGCCGAACTGGCGCAAATCGACGCGTTGCCGGATCTCACCCAGCGGCTCCTCCTGCTGGCCGCCGCCGCCGCGGGCACCACCGAGCCGCGCACGCTGCTCGCCGCTGCGGGCGTCACCGAGATGTCCGCCTGGGCACCGGCGCTCCGATCCGGACTGGTCACCGTGCGGGCCAGCGGCGTCACGTTCGTCGACCCGCTGCTCGGACCGGCCGTCTACCGCGCGGCCTCCGCGTCCGCCCGCCGCCGGGCGCACCGCGACCTGGCCGCGGTCGTCCCCGACGACCTGGACCGGACCCGCCACCTCGCGGCCGCGGCCGGGCGGCCGGACGAGACGCTCGCCGCCGAGATCGAGGCCGCCGCCGACGCCGGTATCCGTCGCGGCGCGCTCTACGACGCGGCGTCCGCGCTGCACCGCGCGGCCGGCCGCTCACCCGGCCCGGCCGACGCCGCCCGCCGGTACGTGCGGGCGATCCTCACCGCGCGCGACTCCGGCGCACGCGAGTGGGTCGGCGAGCTGCACGCCGAGCTGGCCCGGATCACCACCGACCCGGCGTTCCTCGGCCCGGCCGCCCGTGCGGCGGCGGTGTCGCTGGCCCGGTCCGGGCGGCAGCGCGAGGCGTTCGACCTGCTCGCCGCCGTGTTCCGCGACAACCCGCCGCCGGCCGCGGCGGACCTCTTCGCACTGGTCGACGCGGCGGCGATCATCACCGGCCTGAGCGGCCTGCCGGAGCACACCGAGGGCCTGCGCCACATGCTCGCCACCGCCGAAGCCGCAGCGGCGCAGGACGCAACAGCCGCGCAGGCTCCCGAGCCCGTTCGGGCCGCGCGGGAGGCCGCGGCAGGGGAGGACGCCTCACCCGCGCCGGGCGCGCGCGCTGCATCAGCCGCGCCGGCCCCTGAGGCCGTTCAGGCCGCGCGGGACGCCGCGGCCGCAGGTGACGCCCCGCGCGCCGCGGCAGCGCGGCGAGGCGGGCGGGCGGCGCGGGCGGCGCGGGCGGCGACGTCGTCAGCGGAGCTGACCCGCACGTTCATCCGGGCCGTGATCGACCCCGCGGCCCGCGCGGGGCGCGGGCTCTGGGAAGCGCCGCTGCCGGCCGACCTCCTCGAGTCCGGCGAGTCGATCGCCGACATCCACCGGCTGATGATGATGGGCACCACGGCCTGGTACGAGGACGAGTCCGCGACCGCCGCCGCGACGATCGGACAGGCCTGCGACCGGCGGCGGCAGTCGGGTGCCGACGGCGCCGGGCTGGAAGGGCTGCCGGTGCTGGTCGGCGCGCTGACCGACCTGGGCCGGTGGCCGGAGGCAGAGCGGGTGCTGGCCGAGTCGGAGTACCTGGCCACCGTGCACGACCTGCCGGTGACCCGGTCCGTCGTCGCCGCGCTGCACGCCGCACTCCACGCCCTGCGCGGCGAGGGCGCCGATGCCCACCGCGTGCTGGAGAGCGGTTGGCCCCGGTTCAGCCTGCCGGAGAACCTCGCCGTCCACACCCGGCTGGCCCGCGCCCGCGGGCTCGCCGCGATGAGCACCGGCGACTACGGGGCCGCCTACCGGCACCTGCGGTCGCTGTTCGACCCGCACGGCGAGCCGCTGCACCCGTTCCACTCGCTGCGCGCGATCGCCGAGCTGGCCACCGCCGCCGCACGGGCCGACCGGCGCGCCGACGCCCTGGTCGTGCTGGAGCAGGCCCGGCAGGCCTGCGGCCCGGAGCCGACCACCCGGATGCGGCTGCTGCTGCACCACGCGACCGCGCTGGTCGACGAGGACGCCGACCCCGAGCGCTCGTTCCGGCTCGCCACCGTGGACCCGGCCGGGGAGCAGTGGCCGTACGAGCGCGCGATGGCCCGGATGCACTACGGCGAGTGGCTACGCAGGCGGCGACGGCCCCTGGACGCGCGGGCGGTGCTCTCCGCGGCCCGCGACACGTTCGACGCGCTGGGCGCGGTCCCGGCCACCGAACAGGCCCAGCTGGAGCTCCGCGCCGCCGGGGAGGGCCTCGACCGCAGCGCGCGCCCCGAGGCGTCCGTGCTCACCGCGCTCACACCGCAGCAGCGGGAGATCGTCCGGCTCGCCGCGCAAGGGCTGAAGAACAAGGAGATCGCCGAGCGGCTGTTCCTGTCCCCGCGGACGGTCGGTGCGCACCTCTACAGCGTCTTCCCGAAGCTCGGGATCACCCGCCGCCACGAGCTCCGCACGGTGCTGGCCGACGAGACCTCCTAA